The following are encoded in a window of Armatimonas rosea genomic DNA:
- a CDS encoding UvrD-helicase domain-containing protein: MTSDWSRARAHARTDREALPPSLDADALLEAAFAAAGLAVKPRPPRDPLLFTAHAVLDVEAAAVWVRDNASPQDRRLILAHELGHLKLHHSPEECRCDEGDLAETPESAGHGYGPRQRRETEANVYAREFLLPAPEAQRLFQEEKLDAAQLAEKVGLPLATVIAQLTAPLVLPTLEKTPVEKSLAAGLDESQEAAAKADYGPLLVGAGPGTGKTRTLTARVLFLVREKHVRPENILALTFSRKAAEEMRERIASEDETIAARAAITTFHSYGLDLLRRHWKLAGLPPRPLMLTEAEAFALLERRIASLELGPLRYLHDPAYPLPEALRAIAKVKESGITPEELASRAEASSDELWADIARLYAAYEGLLREHGALDFADLVVRPLRLLESYSDVLAGERAKWRQVLVDEYQDINRSGARLVQLLTGPDGTALWAVGDLRQAIYAFRGASPANVARFADDFPGGRRMDLAVNYRSRPGLVSLFGQASGEGAEVWEPRREGLASTTLAIASHDAAQAEGMASAMQAYVADGYTWKELAVLCRTRSQARNLKKALVARGVPVGPGPDEGGLLTRPDIRKLLARLDEHPETALDAYDTLIEMLYGAEGLARTLAEPEAVTSLLMLALNFREREAILRLGETRPLRAFLEHLRRLTRLGTAPSAPANESEDAVRLLTVHGAKGLEFPVVFVPNLAVGRFPPRPMPGLLTPLPDDAEDETEAKEEPGAVASDEEARLFFVALTRARDHLVLSRAVKHGRMSARPSPLLDCLDDINGVETVFWRSSDTWEEPPVRELPETRPEVKAPDAELYLRCPKRYELQVIQEKPTENPSPYESFKRTVLAALSSPKPSEALPLLWREHGPAESEPSYALYDKLAREIVAKSAPACPPGQRPLMALPLENGTILVRPDDYSDTSRQAERRTLRKPPAPDAEKADPDIRLSLLQETFGPDQVFVRFLQDGRRLPVADRPRIRERHLDDYDRALRGIALKNFPAAPTERDECPSCPYFFSCPRDGGGEG; this comes from the coding sequence GTGACCTCTGACTGGAGCCGTGCCCGTGCCCATGCCCGCACCGACCGCGAAGCCCTTCCCCCCTCCCTCGATGCCGATGCGCTACTGGAGGCCGCCTTCGCCGCTGCTGGGCTGGCTGTCAAGCCGCGCCCGCCCCGCGATCCGCTGCTCTTCACCGCCCACGCCGTTCTGGATGTCGAGGCGGCGGCGGTCTGGGTGCGGGACAATGCGAGCCCGCAAGACCGACGCCTGATCCTGGCGCATGAGCTGGGGCACCTCAAGCTCCACCACAGCCCCGAGGAGTGCCGCTGCGACGAAGGCGACCTGGCGGAGACTCCCGAGAGTGCCGGCCACGGCTACGGCCCCCGCCAGCGCCGGGAGACCGAGGCCAATGTCTACGCCCGGGAGTTTCTCCTGCCCGCCCCCGAGGCGCAGCGGCTCTTTCAGGAAGAGAAGCTCGATGCTGCGCAGCTCGCAGAAAAAGTGGGCCTGCCGCTTGCAACCGTGATCGCGCAGCTCACCGCGCCGCTGGTGCTACCGACCCTGGAGAAGACCCCTGTGGAGAAGAGCCTGGCGGCAGGCCTCGACGAGTCTCAGGAGGCCGCTGCCAAGGCCGACTACGGGCCGCTGCTGGTGGGGGCGGGGCCAGGCACGGGCAAGACACGCACGCTCACGGCGCGGGTTTTGTTTTTGGTACGGGAGAAGCATGTCCGCCCGGAGAATATCCTCGCCCTCACTTTTTCCCGTAAGGCCGCCGAGGAGATGCGCGAGCGGATCGCTAGCGAGGATGAGACGATCGCGGCGCGGGCCGCCATCACCACGTTCCACTCCTACGGCCTGGACCTCTTGCGGCGCCACTGGAAGCTCGCCGGGCTCCCGCCGCGCCCGCTCATGCTCACCGAGGCCGAGGCCTTTGCCCTGCTCGAGCGCCGGATCGCGTCGCTGGAGCTGGGGCCCCTGCGCTACCTCCACGACCCCGCCTACCCGCTCCCCGAGGCACTCCGCGCAATTGCAAAAGTCAAGGAGAGCGGGATCACCCCCGAGGAGCTAGCAAGCCGCGCCGAGGCGAGCAGCGATGAGCTCTGGGCCGATATCGCCCGGCTCTATGCTGCCTACGAGGGGCTCCTGCGCGAGCACGGGGCCCTGGACTTCGCGGACTTGGTCGTGCGGCCCCTGCGCCTCCTGGAGAGCTACTCCGATGTGCTGGCGGGGGAGCGGGCCAAGTGGCGGCAGGTGCTGGTCGATGAGTACCAGGACATCAACCGCTCCGGGGCGCGGCTGGTACAGCTCCTCACCGGCCCGGATGGAACGGCGCTCTGGGCGGTGGGCGACCTGCGGCAGGCGATCTATGCGTTTCGTGGGGCCTCGCCCGCCAATGTGGCCCGCTTTGCCGATGACTTCCCCGGGGGGCGGCGCATGGACCTGGCGGTGAACTACCGGTCGCGGCCCGGCCTTGTCTCGCTCTTTGGGCAGGCCAGCGGCGAGGGCGCGGAGGTCTGGGAGCCACGGCGTGAGGGGCTCGCCTCGACCACGCTGGCGATCGCCTCGCACGATGCCGCCCAAGCGGAGGGGATGGCGAGCGCGATGCAGGCCTACGTGGCCGATGGCTACACCTGGAAGGAGCTGGCGGTGCTCTGCCGCACCCGCTCGCAGGCACGCAACCTCAAGAAGGCGCTGGTGGCGCGGGGCGTCCCGGTCGGGCCCGGCCCCGACGAAGGCGGCCTTCTCACCCGCCCCGATATCCGCAAGCTCCTGGCACGGCTCGATGAGCACCCTGAGACGGCGCTGGATGCCTACGACACCCTGATCGAGATGCTCTACGGCGCGGAGGGGCTGGCACGCACCCTCGCCGAGCCGGAGGCAGTGACGAGCCTGCTGATGCTGGCGCTCAACTTCCGGGAGCGCGAGGCCATCCTGCGCCTCGGGGAGACCCGGCCCCTGCGCGCCTTTCTGGAGCACCTGCGCCGCCTCACCCGCCTGGGAACGGCACCGTCGGCACCGGCCAACGAGAGCGAGGATGCGGTGCGCCTCCTGACGGTCCACGGGGCCAAGGGGCTGGAGTTTCCCGTGGTCTTTGTGCCCAATCTTGCTGTGGGCCGCTTCCCCCCGCGCCCCATGCCCGGCCTACTCACGCCCCTCCCCGACGATGCCGAGGACGAGACCGAGGCCAAAGAAGAGCCCGGCGCGGTGGCGTCGGATGAAGAGGCGCGGCTGTTCTTTGTCGCCCTGACGCGTGCTCGTGACCACCTGGTGCTCTCGCGCGCGGTCAAGCACGGGCGCATGAGCGCGCGGCCCTCGCCCTTGCTGGACTGCCTCGACGATATCAACGGGGTGGAGACGGTCTTCTGGCGCAGCAGCGATACGTGGGAGGAGCCGCCGGTGCGTGAGCTTCCGGAGACGCGCCCGGAGGTGAAGGCCCCCGATGCCGAGCTCTACCTGCGCTGCCCCAAGCGCTACGAGCTACAGGTCATCCAGGAGAAGCCCACCGAGAACCCGTCGCCCTACGAGAGCTTCAAGCGCACGGTCTTGGCTGCGCTCTCGTCGCCCAAGCCCAGCGAGGCGCTCCCGCTGCTCTGGCGCGAGCACGGCCCCGCTGAGAGTGAGCCGTCGTACGCGCTCTACGACAAGCTGGCGCGGGAGATTGTCGCCAAGAGCGCGCCCGCCTGTCCACCCGGCCAGCGCCCGCTGATGGCGCTTCCTTTAGAGAACGGCACGATCCTGGTCCGCCCCGACGACTACTCCGACACGTCGCGCCAGGCTGAGCGCCGCACCCTGCGCAAGCCGCCCGCCCCCGATGCCGAAAAGGCCGACCCGGATATTCGTCTCTCGCTCCTACAAGAGACCTTCGGTCCCGATCAGGTCTTCGTGCGCTTCCTCCAAGATGGCCGCCGCCTGCCGGTCGCAGACCGCCCCCGCATCCGTGAGCGCCACTTGGATGACTACGACCGCGCGCTGCGTGGCATCGCCCTGAAAAACTTCCCTGCCGCCCCCACGGAGCGCGACGAGTGCCCGTCGTGCCCCTACTTCTTCTCCTGCCCCCGTGACGGCGGCGGCGAGGGCTAG
- a CDS encoding Nramp family divalent metal transporter, with the protein MQNKSAASDDTADLQGAQEGPEEVPANTPFWKHLGPGLITGVADDDPSGIGTYSVAGAQFGYGLVWLAPFTIPLVIAVQEMAGRIGSITGEGLAAVIKKHYSRPVLLGTVALLFLANVINVWADLNVMAASAQMLFGLSFTLWLSVIALGTIVLLIAIPYRSYVRYLKWLCLALLAYVVTALLPGVKHDWGAIAQNLVLPRWQSGFGYLMAVVGYLGTTISPYCFFWQAGETVEEEISHGVETEPGHRLFPVNEAEIRAVRADTVTGMVISQVIAFFIIICTAATLHAKGQTDINTAQDAARALLPLGKSAYWLFTIGILGAGLLGIPTLAGSAAYALSETFGWRYGLYRRFSRARGFYLTIAAVIVLGYLLNFIPGVSPVKALLYAAVLNGAVAPPLIVLLMRICNNPKIVGERRNSRLSNLLGGLAVVTMTVAILLLLWGLLTRKAS; encoded by the coding sequence ATGCAAAACAAATCCGCTGCCAGCGACGATACCGCCGACCTCCAGGGAGCGCAAGAAGGACCGGAAGAGGTACCGGCCAACACCCCCTTCTGGAAGCACCTCGGGCCGGGGCTAATCACGGGGGTCGCCGACGATGACCCCTCCGGGATTGGTACCTACTCGGTCGCAGGGGCGCAGTTCGGCTATGGCCTGGTCTGGCTGGCCCCCTTCACCATCCCCCTTGTGATCGCGGTGCAGGAGATGGCGGGGCGCATTGGCTCGATCACCGGCGAGGGTCTGGCGGCCGTGATCAAGAAGCACTACTCCCGCCCGGTTCTCCTGGGGACCGTTGCGCTCCTCTTTCTGGCCAATGTCATCAATGTCTGGGCCGATCTCAATGTCATGGCGGCGTCGGCGCAGATGCTCTTTGGGCTCTCGTTCACGCTCTGGCTGAGCGTGATCGCCCTGGGGACGATTGTCTTGCTGATCGCGATTCCCTACCGGAGCTATGTCCGCTACCTCAAGTGGCTCTGCCTGGCGCTCCTGGCCTACGTCGTGACCGCCCTGCTCCCCGGTGTCAAGCACGACTGGGGCGCGATTGCCCAGAACCTCGTGCTCCCGCGCTGGCAGTCCGGGTTTGGCTATCTCATGGCGGTGGTGGGCTACCTCGGAACCACGATCTCGCCCTACTGCTTCTTCTGGCAGGCGGGGGAGACGGTCGAGGAAGAGATCTCACATGGGGTTGAGACCGAGCCCGGACACCGGCTCTTCCCGGTCAACGAGGCGGAGATTCGTGCCGTCCGCGCCGACACGGTGACCGGCATGGTGATCTCGCAGGTGATCGCCTTCTTCATCATTATCTGCACCGCCGCGACCCTCCATGCCAAGGGCCAGACCGATATCAATACGGCTCAAGACGCCGCCCGAGCGCTCCTGCCGCTGGGCAAGTCGGCGTACTGGCTCTTCACGATCGGCATCCTCGGCGCGGGCCTGCTTGGGATTCCCACCCTGGCGGGCTCGGCGGCCTACGCGCTCTCAGAGACCTTCGGGTGGCGCTACGGGCTCTACCGGCGCTTCAGCCGCGCCCGGGGGTTCTACCTCACCATCGCTGCGGTGATTGTCCTAGGGTATCTCCTAAACTTCATTCCCGGTGTCAGCCCCGTCAAGGCACTCCTCTACGCCGCCGTGCTCAATGGAGCGGTCGCGCCGCCGCTAATCGTCCTGCTGATGCGCATCTGCAACAACCCCAAGATTGTCGGAGAACGGCGCAACAGCCGGCTCTCCAACCTCCTGGGCGGTCTGGCCGTGGTCACGATGACGGTCGCGATCCTGCTCCTGCTCTGGGGCCTGCTAACCAGAAAAGCAAGCTAG
- a CDS encoding DUF1501 domain-containing protein, with product MTTEDELKQFRAQQLTRRALLGKATQGLGALALASLEAKASPLTPAERGDKSEGDSLYSPRRAGVRGAKRVIWLSMAGGPSHLETFDPKPKLAQMNGQPMPESMTKGQQIAQLQGQKLTCFGPQLPFEKFGKNQIEICGLFPQIGSVIDEICFIRSMTTDAINHDPAHMFMNTGSQIAGRPSMGSWITYGLGSLAKDLPGFVVLTSLGQGGQNQPIAARQWSSGFLPSKYQGVQLRSKGDPVLYLTNPGGVTRGRQGTDIAAINALNKEYNSLVDDPEIATRIAQYELAFQMQASVPDLMDISQEKKETLELYGCQPGDGSFASNCLLARRLAEKGVRFIQLYHKDWDHHGDIKNGVTLKAKEIDRACMALITDLKRRGMLDDTLIVWAGEFGRTPMSQGNGRDHHNKAMTVWLAGAGIHGGMVHGASDELGYAAVENITTVHDLHATMLHQLGINHEAFTYKFQGLDAKLTGVEGAQVIKSILA from the coding sequence ATGACAACGGAAGACGAACTCAAGCAATTCCGCGCACAGCAGCTCACCCGCCGGGCACTGCTAGGCAAGGCCACCCAGGGTCTTGGCGCACTGGCGCTCGCATCGCTAGAAGCGAAGGCTTCCCCCCTAACCCCCGCCGAGCGGGGGGACAAATCTGAAGGAGATTCCTTATATTCCCCCCGCCGGGCGGGGGTTAGGGGGGCCAAGCGCGTGATCTGGCTCAGCATGGCGGGGGGACCGTCGCACCTAGAGACCTTCGACCCCAAGCCCAAGCTCGCGCAGATGAACGGCCAGCCCATGCCCGAGAGCATGACCAAGGGCCAGCAGATCGCGCAGCTCCAGGGGCAGAAGCTCACCTGTTTTGGGCCACAGCTCCCGTTTGAGAAGTTTGGGAAAAACCAGATCGAGATCTGTGGGCTCTTCCCCCAAATCGGCTCGGTGATCGACGAGATCTGCTTTATCCGCTCGATGACCACCGATGCGATCAACCACGACCCCGCGCACATGTTCATGAACACGGGCTCGCAGATCGCAGGCAGGCCGAGCATGGGCTCGTGGATTACCTATGGCCTGGGAAGCCTTGCCAAGGACCTGCCGGGGTTTGTCGTGCTGACCTCGCTGGGCCAGGGCGGGCAGAACCAGCCGATCGCGGCACGCCAGTGGAGCAGTGGCTTTCTGCCGAGCAAGTACCAAGGCGTCCAGTTGCGTAGCAAGGGCGACCCAGTGCTCTACCTGACTAATCCGGGCGGTGTGACACGTGGGCGGCAAGGAACCGATATCGCGGCGATCAATGCGCTCAATAAAGAGTACAACTCCCTCGTGGACGATCCCGAGATCGCCACAAGAATCGCGCAGTACGAGCTAGCCTTTCAGATGCAGGCGTCGGTGCCGGACTTAATGGACATCTCCCAGGAGAAAAAAGAGACCCTGGAGCTCTACGGGTGCCAGCCCGGCGATGGTAGCTTTGCCAGCAACTGCCTGCTAGCGCGGCGGCTGGCGGAGAAGGGCGTGCGCTTTATCCAGCTCTACCACAAGGACTGGGACCACCACGGCGATATTAAAAACGGTGTGACCCTCAAGGCCAAGGAGATCGACCGGGCGTGCATGGCGCTGATCACGGACTTGAAGCGGCGCGGGATGCTCGACGATACCCTCATCGTGTGGGCGGGAGAGTTTGGGCGCACCCCGATGTCGCAGGGCAATGGGCGCGACCACCACAACAAGGCCATGACGGTCTGGCTGGCGGGCGCGGGGATTCATGGGGGAATGGTGCACGGAGCCTCCGATGAGCTGGGCTACGCCGCGGTCGAGAATATCACGACGGTCCACGACCTCCACGCGACCATGCTCCACCAGCTCGGGATCAACCACGAGGCCTTTACCTACAAGTTCCAGGGGCTCGATGCCAAGCTCACCGGAGTTGAGGGC
- a CDS encoding PSD1 and planctomycete cytochrome C domain-containing protein, producing the protein MNALRLASCALLSAVCIGMSLATPPPLPHSTRAGGAIVFNRDIRPILSDNCFACHGPDKNKRQANLRLDGPNRAVVPGDILASALVQEVRSGAMPPADYHKKLTAAQKQLLMRWIGEGAKYQKHWAYEMPVKPAIPAGKNAIDFLVQKRLAERGLKPSPTADRRTLIRRLSFDLLGLPPSPQEVAAFVSDKAPDAYAKLVERLLASPHYGERMAQSWLDVTRFADTIGYHSDTPRNIWPYRDYVISAFNTNKRFDRFTREQLAGDLLPDANQETRVGSAFNRLLLTTEEGGAQAKDYEARYLTDRVRAVGTVWLGQTTGCANCHDHKFDPITQKDFFRLGAYFADIEEGIIAAREPGMLVPTPEQARELASREARVTELQRRYEAIWRPLKPVKSVALGGTVLTVQPDNAVLASGPNPDKNTYTLELAASGTLTGVRLEVLPDPSLPARGPGRAGNGNFVLSELVAERLKPGAEPQKLTFSKAQASIEQASFAEAHPDKRWSAASALTPDSFGWAILPDAGKPHELVATLAEPLTLTDGETLRITLVQNHGTNHNLGKFRLTALTGTEVPETLKKDLADARKAKSDYEAGIGRCLVTVQNTKPRTVRILPRGDFLNETGEVVTAAIPAFLTSPPQPSSPGRSSLTGKGGGPRLDSPFPSDEGAPGRGVGERLSLGQSRLELANWLVSRENPLTARTVVNRFWKQFFGNGISKVLEDLGAQGEPPTNPALLDWLACEFVDSGWDVKHLVRLMVNSNTYKQTSTASKALLAADPYNREYARQSRFRLEAEEVRDNALAISGLLSLKLGGPSVKPYQPERYWENLNFPVRDWTADKGESQYRRGLYTWWQRSFLHPSLLAFDAPSREECTAERNRSNIPQQALVLLNDPTYVEAARAFGVGILTQASGTPEQKLTWAFQQALQRNPTASEQKTLLAVYSQQLAGYKADQAASDALLKTGYAPLPTNLDKPELAAWTHVARVLLNLHETITRP; encoded by the coding sequence ATGAACGCTCTAAGACTTGCTTCGTGTGCGCTCCTTAGCGCTGTGTGTATTGGGATGAGCCTGGCAACGCCGCCGCCTCTCCCCCATTCGACGAGGGCTGGGGGGGCAATTGTCTTCAACCGGGACATTCGCCCGATCCTCTCCGACAACTGCTTTGCCTGCCACGGCCCGGATAAGAACAAGCGCCAGGCCAATCTACGGCTCGATGGGCCAAACCGAGCGGTCGTGCCGGGCGATATCCTGGCGAGTGCGCTGGTGCAGGAGGTGCGTAGCGGCGCGATGCCACCCGCGGACTACCACAAGAAGCTCACAGCGGCGCAGAAACAGCTCCTGATGCGCTGGATCGGGGAGGGGGCTAAGTACCAGAAGCACTGGGCCTACGAAATGCCTGTCAAGCCGGCGATCCCCGCGGGCAAGAATGCGATTGACTTTCTGGTGCAGAAGCGCCTCGCGGAGCGCGGCCTCAAGCCGTCGCCCACCGCGGACCGCCGGACACTGATCCGCCGCCTGAGCTTCGACCTGCTGGGCCTGCCGCCGTCGCCGCAGGAAGTGGCCGCCTTTGTCAGTGATAAAGCGCCCGATGCCTACGCGAAGCTGGTCGAGCGGCTGCTGGCAAGCCCCCACTACGGCGAGCGCATGGCCCAGAGCTGGCTGGACGTGACCCGCTTTGCCGATACCATCGGCTATCATAGCGACACCCCGCGCAATATCTGGCCCTACCGAGACTATGTGATCAGTGCCTTCAACACCAACAAGCGCTTCGATCGGTTCACCCGCGAGCAGCTCGCCGGCGACTTGCTCCCCGATGCCAACCAGGAGACCCGAGTCGGGTCGGCGTTTAACCGGCTACTCCTCACCACGGAGGAGGGAGGCGCGCAGGCCAAGGACTACGAGGCGCGCTATCTCACCGACCGGGTGCGGGCCGTGGGGACGGTCTGGCTGGGGCAGACAACGGGCTGCGCCAACTGCCACGACCATAAGTTCGACCCGATCACGCAAAAGGACTTCTTCCGCCTCGGGGCCTACTTTGCCGATATCGAGGAGGGGATTATCGCCGCCCGCGAGCCGGGGATGCTGGTTCCCACGCCCGAGCAAGCCCGTGAGCTGGCGAGCCGCGAGGCGCGTGTCACGGAGCTTCAGAGGCGCTACGAGGCGATCTGGAGGCCGCTCAAGCCCGTCAAATCCGTGGCGCTCGGTGGCACCGTATTGACCGTACAGCCCGATAATGCGGTCCTTGCCAGCGGCCCCAACCCGGACAAGAACACCTACACACTGGAGCTGGCGGCCTCGGGGACACTCACGGGGGTGCGGCTCGAAGTCCTCCCCGATCCGTCGCTACCGGCACGTGGCCCCGGCCGCGCGGGCAACGGAAACTTTGTCCTTAGTGAGCTTGTCGCAGAGCGCCTCAAGCCGGGTGCGGAGCCGCAAAAGCTAACTTTCTCCAAGGCGCAGGCATCGATTGAGCAGGCCTCGTTTGCCGAGGCCCACCCCGACAAGCGCTGGAGCGCCGCGTCTGCCCTCACCCCCGATAGCTTCGGCTGGGCGATCCTCCCCGATGCCGGCAAGCCCCACGAGCTGGTCGCCACCCTCGCCGAGCCACTCACGCTGACTGATGGGGAGACGCTCCGCATTACCTTGGTGCAGAACCATGGCACGAACCACAACCTGGGTAAGTTCCGCCTCACCGCCCTGACGGGAACCGAGGTGCCGGAGACGCTCAAGAAAGACCTCGCCGATGCACGCAAAGCGAAGTCGGACTATGAGGCCGGTATCGGGCGCTGCCTGGTAACCGTCCAAAACACCAAACCACGCACGGTGCGCATTCTCCCCCGCGGCGACTTTCTCAACGAGACCGGCGAGGTGGTCACGGCGGCGATTCCGGCGTTTTTAACCTCTCCTCCCCAGCCCTCCTCTCCCGGGCGTTCGTCCCTCACTGGGAAAGGAGGGGGCCCGAGATTAGATAGCCCCTTTCCCAGCGACGAAGGAGCGCCCGGGAGAGGGGTTGGGGAGAGGTTGAGCCTGGGGCAATCACGCCTCGAGCTTGCCAACTGGCTGGTCTCTCGGGAGAACCCGCTGACGGCGCGGACGGTGGTGAATCGCTTCTGGAAGCAGTTCTTTGGCAACGGCATTAGCAAGGTGCTCGAAGACCTGGGCGCGCAGGGGGAGCCGCCCACCAACCCGGCGCTACTGGACTGGCTAGCCTGTGAGTTTGTGGACAGTGGCTGGGACGTGAAGCACCTAGTGCGATTGATGGTAAATAGCAATACCTACAAGCAAACCTCAACGGCAAGCAAGGCACTCCTTGCCGCCGATCCCTACAACCGTGAGTACGCCCGCCAGAGCCGCTTCCGTCTGGAGGCCGAGGAGGTGCGCGACAACGCCCTCGCTATCTCCGGGCTGCTCTCCCTCAAGCTCGGGGGGCCGTCGGTCAAGCCTTACCAGCCGGAGCGCTACTGGGAGAACCTGAACTTCCCCGTGCGCGACTGGACCGCCGATAAGGGCGAGAGTCAGTACCGGCGCGGGCTCTACACCTGGTGGCAGCGCAGCTTCTTACACCCGTCGCTCCTGGCCTTCGATGCCCCCAGCCGCGAGGAGTGCACCGCCGAGCGCAACCGCTCCAATATCCCCCAGCAGGCCCTGGTGCTCCTCAACGACCCGACCTATGTCGAGGCCGCACGCGCCTTTGGGGTGGGGATCCTGACCCAGGCCAGCGGCACGCCGGAGCAGAAGCTCACCTGGGCGTTTCAGCAAGCGCTCCAGCGCAACCCCACAGCAAGCGAGCAGAAGACCCTGCTTGCGGTCTACAGCCAGCAGCTCGCCGGGTACAAGGCCGACCAAGCCGCCTCCGATGCGCTCCTCAAGACCGGCTACGCCCCGCTCCCCACCAACCTCGACAAGCCCGAGCTCGCGGCCTGGACCCATGTCGCCCGCGTGCTCCTCAACCTCCACGAGACCATAACACGACCATGA